The following proteins come from a genomic window of Yinghuangia sp. ASG 101:
- a CDS encoding APC family permease, with translation MAAADTEPRGSGSVDRDNGEHKQMKRELGWYASFSVAFGFVSIATGIFTTYGSVLATSGPRGIWAWPIAVIGQLTIALIFGALAARIPISGYSYQWVSRIVGPVWGWIMGWISFAFLGVVVVAVDYTIASTILPELFHYVGTTQNAWVITAGVVLLQAILVAASTRTTHRVNNTAVTAQLIGMITLTVLLFVVGAATGKLDFAHLFESGPVPESGYYALGGATSAGPFALAFLLGAFTIVGFESAANLAEETKDPARVIPKAMVQAVLSLGVLGFLFLIAVTAAAGQVGGVGASATPVATVITAVLGSVVGKILLVLVVISIFSCGLVITLSGTRLVYAMSRDERFPGWQWLRRIDRRTATPLNASVFMMLIAQIILAVFSRSTDALFELFSAATLLPALIYAGTVAMYAAKRRSLPPSQGFSLGRWEIPVLVVAAVWLVYELLIFRDSSFRGPWTYVLVLLAAGAVYFAGLLVRRGRGGLTMPDMADVDRTLDAADAAGHPKPADTATVGNVS, from the coding sequence GCTCGGTGCTCGCCACCTCCGGCCCGCGCGGCATCTGGGCCTGGCCGATCGCGGTGATCGGCCAGCTGACCATCGCGCTCATCTTCGGCGCCCTCGCCGCCCGGATTCCCATCAGCGGCTACTCCTACCAGTGGGTGTCGCGGATCGTCGGCCCCGTGTGGGGCTGGATCATGGGCTGGATCTCGTTCGCGTTCCTGGGCGTGGTCGTGGTCGCCGTGGACTACACGATCGCCTCCACGATCCTCCCGGAACTGTTCCACTACGTCGGCACCACACAGAACGCCTGGGTGATCACCGCCGGCGTCGTCCTGCTCCAGGCGATCCTCGTCGCCGCCTCGACGCGCACGACCCACCGCGTCAACAACACCGCGGTCACCGCACAGCTCATCGGCATGATCACGCTGACCGTGCTGCTGTTCGTGGTGGGCGCCGCCACCGGCAAGCTGGACTTCGCCCACCTGTTCGAGAGCGGGCCCGTCCCGGAGAGCGGCTACTACGCCCTCGGCGGCGCCACCAGCGCCGGACCCTTCGCTCTCGCGTTCCTGCTGGGCGCGTTCACCATCGTCGGCTTCGAATCGGCCGCCAACCTGGCCGAGGAGACCAAGGACCCGGCCCGCGTCATCCCCAAGGCCATGGTGCAGGCGGTCCTCTCGCTCGGCGTCCTCGGCTTCCTGTTCCTGATCGCGGTCACCGCGGCGGCCGGCCAGGTCGGAGGCGTCGGCGCGTCGGCCACCCCGGTCGCCACGGTGATCACCGCCGTACTCGGCTCGGTGGTCGGGAAGATCCTGCTGGTCCTGGTCGTGATCTCGATCTTCTCGTGCGGGCTGGTGATCACCCTCAGCGGCACCCGCCTGGTGTACGCCATGTCCCGGGACGAGCGGTTCCCCGGCTGGCAGTGGCTCAGGCGCATCGACCGGCGCACCGCGACACCGCTGAACGCCTCGGTGTTCATGATGCTGATCGCGCAGATCATCCTCGCGGTCTTCTCCCGCTCCACGGACGCGCTGTTCGAGCTGTTCTCCGCCGCGACACTGCTGCCCGCCCTCATCTACGCCGGCACGGTGGCGATGTACGCGGCCAAGCGCCGCTCGCTGCCGCCGTCCCAGGGATTCTCGCTCGGCCGCTGGGAGATCCCGGTCCTCGTCGTCGCGGCCGTCTGGCTGGTCTACGAGCTGCTGATCTTCCGGGACTCCTCCTTCCGCGGACCGTGGACGTACGTCCTGGTACTGCTCGCGGCCGGTGCCGTCTACTTCGCGGGCCTCCTCGTCCGACGCGGTCGCGGCGGGCTGACCATGCCGGACATGGCCGACGTCGACCGGACGCTGGACGCCGCGGACGCGGCCGGTCACCCGAAGCCCGCCGACACCGCCACCGTAGGGAACGTGTCATGA
- a CDS encoding FGGY family carbohydrate kinase — MTAILAIDQGTSGTKAIVVDADDGSIVAIAEEAIRPTYLPGGGVEQNPHELLDSVLNAGRRAVNASHRPITGVALANQGETVLAWDPATGAPLSQAIVWQDRRADSVCAEMTEHADHIARRTGLVLDPYFSAPKMAWLRRNVTREGVVTTTDTWLVHHLTGEFVTDAATASRSLILDLDTVTWDEELLGLFGLTGERLPRIVACDDIVGTTRAFGGDVPVAGLIVDQQAALIAEGCLQEGSAKCTYGTGAFLLANTGLNPVRSHAGLTTSVAWRAAGHTPYCVDGQVYTVASAVRWLQDLGLVPSATDLDTLAASDAEGVLCVPAFAGLAAPWWAPDATASFTGLTLATRREHLVLAVLQGIAAQVAELGALVAADLGRPLSRLRADGGLTNSAALMQAQADIAQIPVDIYPHAHATPLGAAALARCALDPALGLKEAVGDWRPTTVYEPRWSRDRAEEFRGRWARAARPGAPEGEQS, encoded by the coding sequence ATGACCGCGATCCTCGCCATCGACCAGGGCACCTCGGGGACCAAGGCCATCGTCGTCGACGCCGACGACGGATCCATCGTCGCCATCGCCGAGGAGGCCATCCGCCCCACCTACCTGCCCGGCGGAGGCGTCGAGCAGAACCCGCACGAGCTGCTGGATTCCGTCCTCAACGCCGGACGCCGCGCCGTGAACGCGTCCCACCGCCCGATCACGGGCGTCGCCCTGGCCAACCAGGGCGAGACGGTGCTGGCCTGGGACCCCGCGACCGGGGCACCGCTGTCCCAGGCCATCGTGTGGCAGGACCGCCGCGCGGACAGCGTGTGCGCCGAGATGACCGAGCACGCCGACCACATCGCCCGGCGCACCGGGCTCGTCCTCGACCCCTACTTCTCCGCGCCCAAGATGGCCTGGCTGCGCCGCAACGTCACCCGCGAGGGGGTGGTGACGACCACCGACACCTGGCTCGTGCACCACCTGACCGGCGAGTTCGTCACCGACGCGGCCACCGCCAGCCGCTCGCTGATCCTCGACCTGGACACCGTCACCTGGGACGAAGAACTCCTCGGCCTCTTCGGCCTCACGGGGGAGCGGCTGCCGCGCATCGTCGCCTGCGACGACATCGTCGGCACCACGCGGGCCTTCGGCGGCGACGTGCCCGTGGCCGGACTGATCGTCGACCAGCAGGCCGCCCTGATCGCCGAGGGCTGCCTGCAGGAAGGCAGCGCGAAATGCACGTACGGCACCGGCGCCTTCCTCCTGGCGAACACCGGGCTGAACCCCGTGCGCTCGCACGCGGGCCTGACGACGTCGGTGGCGTGGCGAGCGGCCGGTCACACCCCCTACTGCGTGGACGGACAGGTCTACACCGTCGCGTCCGCGGTGCGCTGGCTCCAGGACCTCGGCCTCGTCCCGTCGGCGACGGACCTGGACACCCTCGCCGCGAGCGACGCCGAAGGCGTGCTGTGCGTCCCCGCGTTCGCCGGCCTCGCGGCTCCCTGGTGGGCCCCGGACGCCACCGCGTCCTTCACCGGCCTGACCCTGGCGACCCGCCGCGAACACCTCGTCCTGGCCGTGCTGCAAGGGATCGCCGCCCAGGTCGCCGAGTTGGGCGCACTCGTCGCCGCCGACCTCGGCCGGCCACTGAGCCGACTGCGCGCGGACGGAGGACTGACCAACTCCGCCGCCCTCATGCAGGCCCAGGCCGACATCGCGCAGATCCCCGTCGACATCTACCCCCACGCCCACGCCACCCCGCTGGGCGCGGCGGCCCTGGCCCGCTGCGCCCTCGACCCCGCGCTCGGTCTCAAGGAGGCCGTCGGCGACTGGCGACCGACGACCGTCTACGAGCCCCGCTGGTCCCGGGACCGGGCCGAGGAGTTCCGCGGCAGGTGGGCGCGGGCCGCCCGGCCCGGCGCCCCCGAAGGAGAGCAGTCATGA
- a CDS encoding NAD(P)/FAD-dependent oxidoreductase, with protein MTATPHRPHDGVFDVAVIGGGIVGAAIARELSGCDVSVALLEARDDVGDGTSKANTAILHTGFDAKPGTLESRLVARGYHLLSAYAEATGIPVEHTGAVLVAWNDEEHQALPGLKEKAEANGYDHCRIVDADEVYRMLPDLGEGVVGGLTVPDESIICTWTTNLALATDAQRRGTTILLRHAVTGVDQGPDTTTLHTPAGDVRARWVVNAAGLGADHIDRLFGHDRFTVTPRRGELFVFDKLARPMADKIVLPVPTSRGKGVLISPTIYGNVMLGPTAEDLTDRTDTATSEDGYDFLLTKGERLMPRLLAEEVTAAYAGLRAAIDHPDYLIEATSDQRYLLVGGIRSTGLTAGIAIAEHARTLLEKAGLTLLTRSDLPAPPRMPNIGEAAPRPYQDAELIARDPAYGTIVCFCERVTAGEIRDACHAPVPARNLEGLRRRTRAMNGRCQGFFCGAEVRELLDGNGTAVGAKPVRSCEATEAAK; from the coding sequence ATGACCGCCACCCCCCACCGTCCGCACGACGGCGTCTTCGACGTCGCGGTGATCGGCGGTGGCATCGTCGGCGCGGCGATCGCACGCGAACTGTCCGGCTGCGACGTCTCCGTCGCGCTGCTGGAAGCGCGCGACGACGTGGGCGACGGGACCAGCAAGGCCAACACCGCGATCCTGCACACCGGCTTCGACGCCAAACCCGGCACGTTGGAATCCCGGCTCGTCGCCCGCGGCTACCACCTGCTGAGCGCGTACGCCGAAGCCACCGGCATCCCGGTCGAACACACCGGCGCCGTCCTGGTCGCCTGGAACGACGAAGAGCACCAGGCCCTGCCCGGTCTGAAGGAGAAGGCCGAGGCCAACGGCTACGACCACTGCCGGATCGTCGATGCCGACGAGGTCTACCGCATGCTCCCCGACCTCGGGGAGGGCGTGGTCGGCGGGCTGACCGTGCCGGACGAGTCCATCATCTGCACTTGGACCACCAATCTCGCCCTGGCCACCGACGCGCAGCGGCGCGGCACCACGATCCTGCTCCGGCACGCCGTGACCGGCGTCGATCAGGGGCCCGACACGACCACCCTGCACACACCGGCGGGCGACGTACGTGCCCGCTGGGTCGTCAACGCCGCCGGTCTCGGCGCCGACCACATCGACCGGCTCTTCGGCCACGACCGCTTCACCGTCACGCCCCGCCGCGGCGAGTTGTTCGTCTTCGACAAACTCGCCCGCCCCATGGCCGACAAGATCGTCCTGCCCGTGCCCACCTCCCGCGGCAAGGGGGTCCTGATCTCCCCGACGATCTACGGCAACGTCATGCTCGGCCCGACCGCCGAAGACCTCACGGACCGCACCGACACCGCGACGTCCGAAGACGGCTACGACTTCCTGCTCACCAAGGGCGAACGCCTCATGCCGCGCCTGCTCGCCGAAGAGGTCACGGCCGCCTACGCGGGACTACGTGCCGCGATCGACCACCCCGACTACCTCATCGAAGCCACCTCCGACCAGCGCTACCTCCTCGTCGGCGGCATCCGCTCCACCGGGCTGACCGCCGGAATCGCCATCGCCGAACACGCCCGCACCCTGCTGGAGAAGGCCGGTCTGACCCTGCTCACGCGCAGCGACCTGCCTGCGCCGCCGCGGATGCCCAACATCGGTGAAGCGGCTCCACGTCCGTACCAGGACGCCGAGTTGATCGCCCGCGACCCCGCCTACGGCACCATCGTCTGCTTCTGCGAACGGGTCACCGCGGGCGAGATCCGCGACGCCTGCCATGCCCCCGTACCCGCCCGCAACCTCGAAGGCCTGCGCCGCCGCACCCGCGCCATGAACGGACGGTGCCAGGGGTTCTTCTGCGGTGCGGAGGTCAGGGAACTGCTCGACGGCAACGGAACGGCAGTGGGCGCGAAGCCCGTCCGCTCGTGCGAGGCGACGGAGGCGGCGAAGTGA
- a CDS encoding NAD(P)/FAD-dependent oxidoreductase encodes MTHHEMTHHEILNPTVLIIGAGPSGLRAAAEIAPRITGEVLVLERESAAGGIPRHSDHLGYGIRDLGKFISGPKYAAILRERAEAAGARIVTNAMVTDWAGPRSVNVTMPAGRVRVDAQVVVLATGARERPRPARRIPGDRGQGVYTTGQLQNIVHLKHGTVGRKAVVVGAELVSWSAVLTLRHAGCATVLMTTEYPKPDAYAFFSAPGKVAFGTKVATRTRVAGIFGKPTVEGVEIENLDTGRRTRVACDTVILTGDWIPDNELARAAGIDIVPGSKSPVVDAALRTDKEGVFAIGNLLHPVDTADVAALDGAAVADHVVAHLAGQRPEGTSLPLTAEAPFRWVAPSLLHRNDPAPPRRRLLLWSDRYVPFPKVVLRQQGRIVADQRLWWPAAPGRVFRVPSGMLRSVDWNAGPVTIGLAD; translated from the coding sequence GTGACGCACCACGAGATGACGCACCACGAGATCCTGAATCCGACGGTCCTCATCATCGGCGCCGGTCCTTCCGGCCTTCGGGCCGCCGCCGAGATCGCCCCGCGGATCACCGGCGAGGTCCTCGTCCTCGAACGGGAGAGCGCCGCGGGTGGCATCCCGCGCCACAGCGACCACCTCGGCTACGGCATCCGGGACCTGGGCAAGTTCATCAGCGGCCCCAAGTACGCCGCGATCCTCCGCGAGAGGGCCGAGGCGGCCGGAGCGCGCATCGTCACCAACGCCATGGTCACCGACTGGGCGGGCCCGCGCTCGGTCAACGTCACCATGCCGGCGGGGCGCGTGCGCGTCGACGCGCAGGTCGTGGTCCTGGCCACCGGCGCCAGGGAACGGCCGCGTCCGGCACGGCGCATCCCCGGGGACCGCGGCCAAGGCGTCTACACCACCGGCCAGCTCCAGAACATCGTCCACCTCAAGCACGGCACGGTCGGGAGGAAGGCCGTGGTCGTCGGCGCCGAACTCGTCAGCTGGTCGGCCGTGTTGACCCTGCGCCACGCCGGCTGCGCGACCGTGCTCATGACGACCGAGTACCCCAAGCCGGACGCCTACGCGTTCTTCAGCGCCCCCGGCAAGGTCGCCTTCGGCACCAAGGTCGCCACGCGCACCAGAGTGGCGGGCATCTTCGGCAAACCCACCGTCGAAGGGGTCGAGATCGAGAACCTCGACACCGGCCGGAGGACTCGGGTCGCCTGCGACACGGTCATCCTCACCGGCGACTGGATTCCCGACAACGAGCTCGCCCGCGCCGCCGGCATCGACATCGTCCCCGGCAGCAAGTCGCCCGTCGTCGACGCGGCACTGCGCACCGACAAGGAGGGCGTGTTCGCCATCGGCAATCTGCTGCACCCGGTGGACACGGCGGACGTCGCCGCCCTCGACGGGGCCGCGGTCGCCGACCACGTCGTGGCACACCTCGCCGGACAGCGACCCGAGGGCACCAGCCTGCCGCTGACCGCCGAGGCCCCGTTCCGGTGGGTCGCCCCGTCCCTGCTGCACCGCAACGACCCCGCACCGCCGCGGCGACGGCTCCTCCTGTGGAGCGACCGGTACGTGCCCTTCCCCAAAGTCGTCCTGCGCCAACAGGGCAGGATTGTGGCCGACCAACGCCTTTGGTGGCCGGCCGCACCCGGACGGGTCTTCCGCGTCCCGTCCGGAATGCTGCGCAGCGTGGACTGGAACGCGGGCCCGGTGACCATCGGCCTCGCCGACTGA
- a CDS encoding haloacid dehalogenase-like hydrolase — translation MNTTGATLAIFDLDGVLTRADTMATLVGGRLKARPHRLVAALPLVLAAVSAPPDSALKPAVNRRLVALALRGMSRSEYEELAGRVGRTLAERTTVVRQAVAVCAAAVRRGPTVVATASEETLARAFLDGVGLGGIPLIASRLEYTARGPRLAAHNVGEAKLHAVRRAGFAPEDAIFYTDSASDTPLARAARKTVAVNADRRSIRKFAADGTHVDHEHWR, via the coding sequence GTGAACACGACCGGCGCCACCCTCGCGATCTTCGACCTCGACGGGGTGCTGACCAGGGCGGACACCATGGCCACCCTGGTCGGCGGCCGTCTCAAGGCCCGCCCGCACCGGCTCGTGGCGGCCCTTCCGCTCGTCCTCGCCGCGGTGTCGGCTCCTCCCGACAGCGCGCTGAAGCCCGCGGTGAACCGCAGGCTCGTCGCCCTCGCCCTGCGCGGAATGAGCCGAAGCGAGTACGAGGAACTCGCGGGCCGGGTCGGGAGGACCCTGGCCGAACGGACAACCGTGGTGCGGCAGGCGGTCGCGGTGTGCGCAGCCGCCGTCCGCCGCGGCCCGACCGTTGTCGCGACCGCCTCCGAGGAGACCCTTGCGCGGGCCTTCCTGGACGGCGTCGGCCTGGGCGGCATCCCGCTGATCGCCTCTCGCCTCGAATACACCGCACGCGGTCCGCGGCTGGCCGCCCACAACGTCGGCGAAGCCAAACTCCACGCGGTCCGCAGAGCCGGATTCGCCCCCGAGGACGCCATCTTCTACACGGACTCGGCCAGTGACACGCCCCTCGCCCGCGCGGCACGGAAGACCGTCGCCGTCAACGCCGACCGCCGCTCGATCAGGAAGTTCGCCGCCGACGGCACACACGTCGACCACGAACACTGGCGCTGA
- a CDS encoding enoyl-CoA hydratase/isomerase family protein — MADKILLDVDGPLATITNNNPDKHNAFDDDMDQLLWEILAELRGRKEVRAVIWRAEGKSFSSGRDVGAIGGDKVELSHHELMTRGHKGIQQLFDLEAPVIVAAKGWTIGGSFQRALLADIRVASDDARFMLPEVTHGVIPDTGGVGRLFQICGHGVASDMVLTGRPMDAAEAFAHGVVSRVVAPDALDATVREMADKIAAAPAATVKMARRVIRHLAEPEIRSSMADELIAQTFVNKSDDYAEFRAARAGNRAAHYTGS; from the coding sequence ATGGCCGACAAGATCCTGCTGGACGTGGACGGTCCCCTGGCCACGATCACCAACAACAACCCGGACAAGCACAACGCCTTCGACGACGACATGGACCAGCTCCTATGGGAGATCCTGGCCGAGCTGCGCGGACGCAAGGAGGTGCGCGCGGTCATCTGGCGCGCCGAGGGCAAGTCGTTCTCCTCCGGCCGGGACGTCGGCGCGATCGGCGGCGACAAGGTCGAGCTGAGCCATCACGAGCTGATGACGCGCGGCCACAAGGGCATCCAGCAGCTGTTCGACCTGGAGGCCCCGGTGATCGTGGCCGCCAAGGGCTGGACGATCGGCGGGTCGTTCCAACGCGCGCTGCTCGCCGACATCCGCGTCGCCTCCGACGACGCGCGGTTCATGCTGCCCGAGGTCACCCACGGGGTGATCCCGGACACCGGCGGGGTAGGCCGGCTGTTCCAGATCTGCGGCCACGGCGTCGCCTCCGACATGGTCCTGACAGGGCGGCCGATGGACGCCGCCGAGGCGTTCGCCCACGGCGTCGTCTCGCGCGTCGTCGCCCCCGATGCCCTGGACGCCACCGTGCGCGAGATGGCCGACAAGATCGCCGCCGCCCCCGCCGCGACCGTCAAGATGGCCCGCCGCGTCATCCGCCACCTCGCCGAGCCCGAGATCCGCTCGTCGATGGCCGACGAACTCATCGCCCAGACCTTCGTCAACAAGTCCGACGACTACGCCGAGTTCCGCGCCGCGCGCGCCGGGAACCGCGCCGCGCACTACACCGGGAGCTGA
- a CDS encoding SDR family oxidoreductase, producing the protein MSTSTHPGLPDAAPAGESALPAGTYDGKTVFVTGGGTGLGKAIATEFARLGAAIVVASRKPEHLRAAREAMTEVSAKVATVVCDIRDPESVATAFDAAAEAFGLPDVLVNNAAANFPVPAEDMSPKAWRTVVDITLNGTYFVAREFGRRHMTAGTPGSIINVGASYAWTGGPGFAHSAAAKAGVKNMVETLAVEWGPYGIQVNGLVPGLFPHDDMTDDIKSNLARTHEKDACQPALRVGRPRELGWAATFLASPYARFISGHTLVVDGANWQRRTLTNPPVTTIRDQMGKPPFTG; encoded by the coding sequence ATGAGCACCAGTACCCACCCCGGTCTGCCCGACGCCGCGCCGGCAGGGGAGTCCGCGCTGCCGGCCGGCACGTACGACGGCAAGACCGTGTTCGTCACCGGGGGCGGCACCGGCCTGGGCAAGGCCATCGCCACCGAGTTCGCGCGCCTGGGCGCCGCGATCGTCGTCGCCTCCCGCAAACCCGAACATCTTCGGGCGGCGCGGGAGGCCATGACCGAGGTGAGCGCGAAGGTGGCGACCGTCGTCTGCGACATCCGCGACCCGGAGTCGGTCGCGACGGCCTTCGACGCCGCGGCCGAGGCGTTCGGTCTGCCCGACGTGCTCGTCAACAACGCGGCGGCGAACTTCCCGGTACCGGCCGAGGACATGTCGCCCAAGGCCTGGCGGACGGTCGTCGACATCACGCTCAACGGCACGTACTTCGTCGCCCGCGAATTCGGCCGCCGCCACATGACCGCCGGGACTCCCGGCTCGATCATCAACGTCGGTGCCTCGTACGCGTGGACCGGTGGCCCAGGCTTCGCCCACTCGGCGGCGGCCAAGGCCGGCGTCAAGAACATGGTCGAAACCCTGGCCGTCGAGTGGGGCCCGTACGGCATCCAGGTCAACGGCCTGGTTCCCGGCCTGTTCCCGCACGACGACATGACCGACGACATCAAAAGCAACCTCGCCCGCACCCACGAGAAGGACGCCTGCCAGCCCGCCCTGCGCGTCGGCCGCCCCCGCGAACTCGGTTGGGCCGCCACCTTCCTGGCATCCCCGTACGCCCGCTTCATCTCCGGACACACCCTCGTCGTCGACGGCGCCAACTGGCAGCGCCGCACACTGACCAACCCGCCCGTGACCACCATCCGCGACCAGATGGGCAAGCCCCCCTTCACGGGTTGA
- a CDS encoding SigE family RNA polymerase sigma factor — protein MGWFHRERIGFAEFAEVNQIVLRRTAYLLCGDWHLAEDLAQTALEKVYVAWPKLERQEHPEAYAKRVMINVFLDGRRRKSSGEMTGIDADALARTPAPAQGDPELRLTLVDALHTLEPRDRALLVLRYWEDLSVEETARQLGMGVSAVKTGAMRALARLRERVPELNRTAAEEGRP, from the coding sequence ATGGGTTGGTTCCACAGGGAGCGCATCGGGTTCGCCGAGTTCGCCGAGGTGAACCAGATCGTGCTGCGCCGCACCGCCTATCTGCTCTGCGGCGACTGGCATTTGGCCGAGGACCTCGCGCAGACCGCGCTGGAGAAGGTCTACGTCGCGTGGCCGAAGCTCGAGCGGCAGGAGCACCCGGAGGCCTACGCCAAGCGCGTCATGATCAACGTGTTCCTGGACGGGCGGCGCCGCAAGAGCAGCGGCGAGATGACAGGCATCGACGCCGACGCACTGGCCCGTACCCCCGCCCCCGCCCAGGGGGATCCCGAACTGCGGCTCACCCTCGTCGACGCGCTGCACACCCTCGAACCACGCGACCGTGCCCTGCTGGTGCTGCGGTACTGGGAGGACCTGAGCGTCGAGGAGACCGCACGGCAGTTGGGCATGGGCGTGTCCGCGGTGAAGACCGGCGCGATGCGCGCACTCGCCCGGCTGCGCGAGCGCGTGCCGGAGCTCAACCGCACGGCCGCCGAGGAGGGACGGCCGTGA
- a CDS encoding GntR family transcriptional regulator, producing MVEYKALAVPFEVAQPKYARLVQVVQQRIEDGTYPVGSLLPTEAGFAQEFGCSRPTVVRALEILARNGWIQAQQGRGRFVMARRAAEPERRGAILLALDEAATGVLLGVARVDAPIRVREMLKLADGTSVLLRQVLVVEGGGPVELVSTYFTLAVAEGTDLGSGTLVPGGIKAHLEDTKRIRLARATESVTARDLDEDEAEALEAVPGTSALVIWIAVSDSAGNPVFAMENVLLPNCRELEAAYALA from the coding sequence ATGGTCGAATATAAGGCTCTCGCCGTGCCCTTTGAAGTGGCGCAGCCCAAATATGCCAGACTCGTACAAGTAGTTCAGCAGCGTATTGAGGACGGAACCTACCCGGTCGGTTCGTTGCTTCCCACCGAGGCGGGTTTTGCCCAGGAGTTCGGGTGTTCGCGGCCCACGGTTGTCCGGGCTTTGGAGATCCTCGCCCGCAACGGTTGGATACAGGCTCAGCAAGGGCGAGGGAGGTTCGTCATGGCGCGTCGGGCGGCCGAGCCCGAGCGGCGGGGGGCGATTCTGCTCGCGCTGGACGAGGCCGCGACGGGGGTTCTGCTCGGGGTCGCGCGCGTCGACGCCCCGATTCGAGTGCGGGAGATGTTGAAGCTCGCCGACGGGACGTCCGTCCTGCTCCGTCAGGTGCTGGTGGTCGAAGGCGGCGGGCCGGTCGAACTCGTCTCCACGTACTTCACCTTGGCGGTTGCCGAGGGCACCGACCTGGGCTCGGGGACACTCGTACCGGGTGGGATCAAGGCCCACTTGGAGGACACCAAGCGCATCCGCCTCGCGCGCGCGACCGAGTCCGTGACGGCTCGGGACCTCGATGAGGATGAGGCGGAGGCCTTGGAGGCTGTCCCCGGGACTTCCGCGCTCGTGATCTGGATCGCGGTGAGTGATTCGGCGGGGAATCCCGTCTTCGCGATGGAGAACGTACTGCTTCCGAACTGTCGGGAGCTGGAGGCGGCGTACGCATTGGCCTGA